CCCCCGGGGGCGCTGTTCACCTCGCTCTTGTCTTCCGCCAGGGTCGCCTTGAAAGCGGCCTTGAGTTCGAGGACGTCCGCGTCGAGCACGGTCCTCCCGCCGAGGCGGGCGACGATGCGCGGCGCGCTCGTGACCGTTCCGACCCGCCGGCATGCGAGCCCGTCGAAACGGCGCTCGAACCTCGCGGCATCGTCCGCCGATGTCGTGGCTACGAAGCGTCCACAGGACTCGGCAAACAGGGCGACGTCCGCCGGGAGCAGGCGGAGATCGGGGCATCGGTCCAGGTCGAGGTCCATCCCCAGCTCGGCGGCCATCGCAGCGCGGGCCAGCGCCGCGGCGAGGCCGCCGCGGGCGGGGACGGAGGCCGATCGAACCAGGCCCTCGCGCACGGCGCTGTCGAATGCCCGGTAGATCGGGAGCGTCTCGGCAGGGTCCACCCGGGGCGCCTTGTTGCCGACGTAAGGGCGCGGGCCGCCCGGCGGCTGCGCCAGGCCGTCGAGGTCTCCGCGATAACGGAAGTACTCGCTCGCGCCGGTTTCGTCGCGGGTCGTTCCCACGAGAAAGATCGCGTCCCCGGGCGTCTTGAGGTCCAGTGTGACGGCCTCTCGCACGTCGTCGATCCGGCCGATCGCCGACACCAGGAGCGTGGGCGGGACGCTGATCGTAACACCGCCCATGGTCGAGTCGTTCTTCATCGAGTCCTTGCCGGAGATCAGCGGCGTGCCGTAGGCGACGCACACGTCGTGGAGCCCCCGGCAGGCGCGCACGAGCTGCGCCATCTTGTAGGCGCCGTCGGGTGTCGACTCGGATTGGACCGGATCGGGCCAGCAGAAGTTGTCGAGGAGCGCGATCCAATCGAGGCGCGCCCCGGCCGCCAATTGCCGCCGGACGGCTTCGTCCACCGTGAGGGCCGCCATCGCGTGCGTGTCGATGTCGGAGAGGAAAGGATGGATCCCTTCCGACAGAACGTAGCCTCTCACCGAGCCGTGCCGGGCGAGGAGCACCGTCCCTTCGGCGGGGACGTCGGCCTTCGCTCCCGTGAACGGTTTGACCACGCTCAATCCCTTGACCTCGTGGTCGTAGTACCGCGCTTTCGCCTCGCCGGAGCAGAGGTTGAGGCGACCCATGAGGTCGTGGAGCGCGCGCGTCAGATCGCCGGGGGGCGGGCCCGGCGGTTCGGGGAAGGATGGCGGCGTCCAGCGGGCATCGAGGTCGAGGTCGGGATCCCCCTCATGCAGGAACTCCATGTCGAGGAGAGCCACCGTCTCGGCGCCGTACGTGACGTGGAGCCGGCCGCTCGAGGTGAACTCGCCGAGGACCGTGGCTTCGACCTCACGCCGCCGAGCGAGGTCGAGGAACGCGCCGGCCTTCCCCGGAGCCACCGCGAGAGTCATCCGCTCCTGCGCCTCGGACAGAAGGATCTCCCACGGGGCGAGCCCGGCGTACTTGAGCGGGGCCCGGGCGAGGTCGAGCCGCGCCCCCCCCGATCCGCGCGCCATCTCGCCGACGGACGACGAGAGGCCGCCCGCGCCGTTGTCGGTGATCGCCTCGTAGAGGCCCAGGTCCCGCGCCTCGAGGAGGAAGTCGAACATCCGTTTCTGGGTGATCGGGTCGCCGATCTGCACCGCCTGGACCGGCGACGACTCGTCGAGCGCCGCGGACGAGAACGTCGCCCCGTGGATCCCGTCCGCACCGATCCGGCCGCCGGTCATCACGATCAGATCGCCGGGGCGCGCCCTCTTCACGTGCCCCGGCCGCCCCGTGACGGCGACGGGGAGTGCCCCGACCGTGCCGCAGAACACCAGGGGCTTCCCGAGGTACCGCGCGTCGAACACCTCGAAGCCTCGCGCGTACGGAATCCCGCTCTGGTTCCCGCCGTCGATCACGCCGCGATGAACCCCGTTCCGGATCCGCCTCGGGTGGAGAAGACCTTTCGGGACCGGACCGTCGTGGAACGGCGAGGCGAAACAATACCCCCACACGTTCGCCAGCAAGTCGGCGCCGAGGCCGGTCCCGAAGGGGTCGCGGTTGACCCCCACGATCCCGGTGATCGCGCCGCCGTACGGATCGAGCGCGGACGGGGAATTATGAGTCTCGACCTTGTAGACCAGGCTCGCGTGGTGGTCGAAGGCGACGACGCCGGCGTTGTCGTGGAACACCGACACGAGCCACGAGACCCCGTCGCGCTCGCGGATCGCCCGGTCGACCTTCTCGGTGGCCCCGCGGATGAACGTCTTGAAGATCGACCGGAGAATCTCCGGCGGCCGGCCGGGCTCCCTGTAGGTGACCGTGGCGTTGAAGATCTTGTGCTTGCAGTGCTCGCTCCAGGTCTGGGCGAGACACTCGATCTCGACGTCGGTGGGTGAGTCACCGAGTCCTGCCTCTCGTCGCCGCGCATCGTCGGCGGCCGCGAGGAAGTGGTCGCGGATGGTCCGCATCTCCGCGAGGGACAGGGAGAGGAGTCGCTCCCGGCTGATCCGGACGAGATCGTCGTCGCTCCCTGAGAGCGGCACCGCGACGGCGATCGGGGATTCGTGTCCCGCGACCCTGGGCACGGAGAGGTCGGGCGACGAGGCGGCCCATTCCTCGCGCGTCTCCACCTTTACGGACTGGACGACCGGATTCGCCAGGAGGCCCCAGGCGATCCGATCGGCATGCGAGCGGTCGACCCCGTCGAGAAGGTAGAGCGTGGACGTGAAGACCGAGGACGGGTCCCCCAAGGAGCGCCCGAGCGTGTCCTCGACCGCGACTCTGGCGCTCCTCCCCACGGGGTCCGTGACGCCCGGCTTGTACGCGACCGTGACCGCGACGTCGAACGGACCGTCCTCGACCCGGCCGATGTCCCCGGCCTGGAGGACGGGGTCGGCGAACTCCGCCAGGATCCGGAGGGACTCGTCCCGCGTGAGGTTGGCCTCGATCCGGTAGACGTCCCTCGTGCGCACCCTAGCGACCGGTATGCCGAGGAACCCGCGAATCGTCCGGGAGATCTCCTCCCCTCGCGGGTCCCGGAACCCGGGCCGCGTCGCGATCTCGATGCGAGTGATCACGCCGACCTCCGTGAGGCGGCAGATTATTGCACGGGGGTCGGGTACTGCAATCTCGGCTGCGGGGCCAGAGCGCGCGGAGGAACACGCGCGCGACGTTACTTCTTTTTCTCGGCCCTGAGCGCCTCGTTCTCCCTCCGGAGCCGCTCGATCTCGGCGTCGAGGACGCGGACCTTCTCTCGCATCTCCGCGTCCACCTCGTCGCGGGCTTTCTCGAGCGCGCGCCTTTCCTCGGGAGTCTTCGCCTTCTCGATCGTCGCATCGGCCGCATGGGAGGGAAACTCACGTGACGGCGGCGCGGAGGAGCCAGGGGACGGAGACGGAGCGGCGTTCCCCCCGTGCCCGCATCCGGTGATCGCGAGGTAAAGGGCGGCGACGAGCGCGAGCCGAGCCGTGGCGGTGCCCCGACCGGCGGGAGGGATCACCGGACCTCCCGGGCGGGCTCGGTCCGCGGCGCCTTCCCTTCTCTCTTTTCCTTATTGCCGGCCTCGAGGTCGGAGTTCTCCTTGCGGAGCTTGTCGAGCACGGCGCGCCGGGTACGGATCACGTCGTCCCAGAACTCCCGGGTCGCCCGGCGCACCTCGTCGGCGGCCGCGAAGGTCGTCGACTTCGTCCACGCCAGGCCGCTTCGGCCCGCCCCCGCGGCATCCCGCGCCCCGCCCTCGACGTAACGTCCAACCTTGCTCTTTCGAACGTCGCGACCGACGGTCTTGACGTCTTGGACGAACTCCCGGCCAGCCTTCTTGATCTCGCCACCCCTGTTTGAGGCATCCCCTTCGGGCGGCTTCGGTGGGTCCTCCGCGCGAGCAGTGGCCGGGATGACCAGCGGCAAGAGCAAGGCCAGAATGACCAGATACCGGCCGGAATTCCCACACATGGCAACCACCCTCCCCCGGGCCCCGACGCTCCGATAAGCAACGAACCCCTCGACGGCAGGGTACCCCCTGAGCGCCGGAATCGCCAAGGCGAGCCCTTGCGGTGAAAACGCAGCGAAGAGCGCAAGGCCCCCCCCCGCAGAAAGCAAAAAAGTGTAAAAAAGTCTCGACCTCCCCATTATTCGGCGCGCGGGTCACCAGTTCCCGCGTGCCGTTTTTTTTGTCTTCCGGATTATCGGCATATCCGGCATCAGGCCGCCGAAACTCCCCCTTCCTCCCCGATGGTATCCTCGAAGCCGACTCGAGACGATGGCCGTGGAGGAGGCTCCATGCGTTCCTCGGATTGGCGACTCGCGCTCTGCACGCTCTGCGTCGCGACCCTTCCGCTCGCGGCGAAGGACCCGGGTCGAATCGAGAAGGACAAAGTGATGAACCCTCCCCAGAGCGACACCCAACCTCCTTCGACGCCGGTGGCGAGATGGATTCTTCTCGGGCCGGCTCTCGATCCGCTCCCGGTGTTTCACGACGAAGCAACGGGTCGTTACGGCATCGAGGAACTTCTCAAGGCGGAGCGGTTCCCGATGCGATCCTGGCGCCCCACGGAGGGCGGGGAGGCATCGTGGTTCGGCGGCGGCCACCTGAAGTGGGCCTCGCGAGACGCCACCCCCGACGGCTTGGTCACCCTCGACGCGCCCGAAGGTGCGATGCCGGGGGTGCCAGCGACGGCGTGGCTCGCCGCGTATCTAACCGTCGACCGCTACCGCTCGCTGGACCTCGAGGTGCGGGGCACCCAACCGCGTCGGGCGTGGCTGGACGGCGAATCGGTGGCAACGGGCGGGACCGACAAGGACCCGAAGAAGCCCGGTAGCGTCGAGGCGTCGCTCGGGCTCACCACCGGGAAGCACCTCCTCCTCGTCGAGACGGTGCTCGACCCCGCGCGGCCCGGAGCCTGGACGCTCGGTGCGTTCCTGCGGTCGCCCAAGAACGAGGGAGGCCCCGGGTTCGTGGCGACGCTCGATCCGGCCTGGGACCTCGACGTCAGGGACATTCTCGATGCGCCGCAGATCACCGCACTGGCGGTCTCCCCCGAGGGGACCGAGATCGCGGTCACGCTCTCCCGGGTGGTTCCGTCGACCGACGATGCGGAGGCCTGGGTCGAGATTCGCTCCGCCGCCGACGGCGCGTTGCTTCGCGCGTGGCGCGGCAGTCCCGGCGTGAAGCAGGTCGCTTGGGACCCGGAGGGGCATTGGCTCTCCTACGTGACCGAGGCGAAGGGCGGCCCAGGCGACACCGAGCGCTCGACGATCTGGCTTCTCGACCGACGCACCCAGGAGGTACGTCCTCTCCTCGAGAGGGTCGAGAACCTGACCGGGTACGCGTGGTCGCCCGACGGGCGCGCGATCGTCTACGCCTCGAGCGTCAAGCCCGAGCCGGACAAGCGGGGCATCACGCGCTTCGACGGGCTGCTCGACCGCCAGAAGGACTACCGCACGAAGAGCTACCTCCACCTCGTGACCGTCCCGGACGGGACGCGCCGTAGGCTCACCGCGGGTGCGCTCACCGCGAGCGGCACCGCGTTCTCGCCCGACGGCCGGAATCTCCTCTTCGTCCGCGAGGTCGAGGACTTCGGCGCGCGGCCGTATACCCGGAAGGAGGTCTGGCAGCTCGATCTCTCCGACCTATCGGCCGTCAAGCTCCGCGACGCGCGCTGGCTCGAGAGCGCGCAGTACGCGCCCGACGGGAAGCGGATCCTCTTCCAGGCGGGCCCCTCGGAGTTCGGCTCGGCGGGGGTCAACGTGCCCCCGGGAACGATACCGAACGAAGGAGACGGACAGCTTTACGTCTTGGACCCGGCGACGAGCCAGGTCGAGGCGATCACCCGGGACTTCGATCCGTCCGTGACCTCCGCCGTCTGGAGCCGGGTGGACGGGAACATCTACCTCGAGGCCGAGGACAGAGACCGAGTGCGCCTCTACCGGTACGAGGTCGCGTCCGGGATCTTCACCCCCATCTCGACGGAATGCGACGTCGTTCAGGAGCTGTCTCTCGCCGAGCGGGCGCCGGTGGCCGCGGCCAGCGGGACTTCCCCCTGGAGCCCGGAGCGGCTCGCGGTCGCCGACCTCAAAAGCGGCACGTCGAAGGTCCTGCTCGAGCCCGCGGCGACGTGGTTCGCCGGGATGCGGAAGGGAACCGTGGAGCCCTGGACGTTCGCGGCGCAAAGCGGCCGGACGATCGACGGGCGAGTCTACCTTCCGCCCGGCTTCGATCCGGCACGCCCCGAGAAGTACCCGGTGATCGTGTACTACTACGGGGGGACCTCCCCGGTCAGCCGCGAGTTCGGCGGCCGCTACCCGAAGGAGTGGTGGGCCGGGCAAGGATACGTGGTCTACGTGCTCGAGCCCTCCGGCGCGACCGGGTTCGGGCAGCCGTTCTCCGCGCTGCACGTCAACGACTGGGGAGAGATCACCTCCGACGAGATCATCGAGGGCGCCCGGAAATTCCTCGAGGCGCATCCTTACGCGGACCCGAAACGGGTCGGCTGCATCGGAGCGTCGTTCGGCGGGTTCATGACGGAGCTGATCGTCACCAAGACCGACTTGTTCGCCGCGGCGGTCTCGCACGCCGGGATCTCGTCCATCTCGTCGTACTGGGGGGAGGGATACTGGGGATACTCGTACAGCGCCCTTGCGACCGCCGGGTCGTTTCCCTGGAGCCGGAAGGACATCTACGTCGATCGCAGCCCCCTGTTCCGGGCGGACAAGGCGCGCACCCCGATCCTCCTGACGCACGGATCCGCGGACACGAACGTCCCGCCCGGGGAGAGCGCCTCGTTCTTCGCGGCGCTCAAACTGCTCGGGGTCCCGGTCGAGTACGTGCAGGTGGACGGCATGGACCACTTGATTCTGGACCACGCCAAGCGGATCGTGTGGTCGCGGACGATCCTCGCCTGGTTCGACCGGTGGCTCAAGAACCAGCCGGAGGGCTGGGAGGCGCTCTACCCGAAACCGAAGTAGGGACTTACTTGGCGGTCAGCGTCCCGCCGGCCCACGTGACCGCGGTAGTATTCGTCGGCGGCGGGGTGGAGTCGATGACCTCCCCGTGCCCGTCCACGAACATGATCGGGCTGCCCGTCACGGCCTGTCTCGCGACGAAAGTCAGGACGATCAGGTCGCTCGCATCCGTTACATTCACCCCCTTGATCGTTCCGTCGAGCTGCCTCTTCGAGACTCCGAACTTGATGGTGCCGGGCAGCGACAAGGGGTCCACGAGCACGGTCACGGCCTCCTTCTTCGGGTCGGTGTCGCACCCGCCGTCGCAGATGAGCGAGGTCGAGACGTCGTAGCTCCGGTAGGCCACGTTCGTGGCGTCATACGAGATCCAGAACGCCGCGCCGAAGAAGTCGTCGACCCCTTTGACGGACACGCGCACCTGCACCAGCGTCCCCGTCGTCTCGCCGGCCTGAAGCGTGACGGAACCGTCGGGTGGCGACGGCGCGTCGGGGAGGAACGAGGCGACGACCCCCGAGGAGGTCGGGTTGCTGGTGCTGCCGCACCCGAGGAGCACGAGGCAGCCCACCGCCGCCGCGACGGCCCGCGGGACTCTCGCCAGGGGAAGTCGCCGAATCATCGTCCGCTCCTCCACCTTCACGGACACGCGAAGCCGAAGAACGCGGCCACGTAGGCCAGGTCGTCGCCGTCCACGACGCCGTTCCCGTCGAGGTCCGCCGGGGCGTAATACCGCTGCGGGGACAAAAGCCGGTCCGCGGCAAACGCCGCGGTGATCCCGAGCAGGTCGATGCCGTCCACCTCACCGTCGCCGTTCACGTCGGGAACGGTCACCGTCGCGCCCGCGGTGCCGCCGAGATGGCCGAGGTTGACCCTGAGGCCGTTGGGCTTCGGCTCGAGGGAGAAGTCCGCCGCGGGATCGGCGGCGTCGAGCGCGCCCGAGCAGAGCGCCAGCGAGAAGTCGGGGGCCAGCCTCGGATCCGCGGCGATGTCGGTATCGTCCCGAGTCAGCTCGTCCCTCAGGGTCCGCTCGTAGTCGACCCCGCTGTTCCCGAAGACGTCGGTGTACGCCACGTCCACGTGGAAGTCCCGCGTGCCGCCGTGCATCAGCTTCCCGGCGTCCCGCGGCGAAGGGCCGCCGATCGCCAGACCGTCGTTGCTCGCCAGGATCGAGTTCGAGATCGCGACGCGTGCGCTCCCGCCGGAGGCGCCGTCGGACTCGATCTCGATCGCCGCCGCTCCGGCATCCGTCCGATTCGACGCGATCGTCCCGTAGTCCACGGCGACCGAGGCGAGCCCCGCGCCGCCATGCGCGTAGACGAAGAGCCCTCCTCCCGTCGCGCCGCCGACTTCGGCGTTCGTCGCCGCGTTGTCCGCCAGGAGGTTCCGGACGAACCGAGCCGAGGCCCCCGCCGCCCCCTCGGAGTCCGTCACCAGCGTGGCACCCCCGCCGAACGATCCGGCGGAATTGCCGCGGAGCGTGTTCGTCTCGACCGCCATCGAGGCACCGGCCGCGGCTCCCGACGAGGCGACTGTCGCGCGAAGGCCCCCGCCACCGGCCGCGCACGAGTTCCCGATCACCTCGTTGCCGCTCGCCACGAGGGTCCCTTCCTCGGCGGACTCCGCCCCGTTCGTCACGGCGAGGTCGAGGCCGCCGCCCGAGCCTCCCCCTCGGTTGGCCGAGACGGAATTTCCCTCGACGTCGAGCCGGCGCACTCCCGGCCCGTCCCCGGCGGCGCGCAGGAGGAGCCCTCCGCCGTCCAACGCCGCGTGGTTGCTCCGCACGCCGCTCCCGCTCGCGAGGATCCGCGCCGTGCCGGCGACGGAGAGGTCGACCAGGGCTCCGCCGCCGGACCCCGATGCCGTGTTCGACCCGATCGTGCTCGCCGAGATCGTGACGTCCGCGCGGGCGCCTTCGCCGGAGAGCGTCGCCTTCACCGCCAGCCCGCCGCCGTCGTGCGCCGAATTCGACGTGACCGTGTCGTCCGCAAACCGCGCCTCGAGGCGCCCCTCGCCACCGGCGAGGAGGAGGGCCGCCCCGCCGTCGCCGGAGGTCGTGTTCCGGGCCATGTCGTTTCCGGTCGCGACCAGCCGCGTGCCGGATCCGGCGGGGACCGCGGCCCGCACGATGAGGCCCCCGCCGCCATGGCCGGAATCGCCGACGTCCGCGACGTTGTCGCCGATCGTGTTGTCCTGGACGAACACCTCGGTCGCGCTGAGGCAGGGCCCTCGCTCGGCGCAGACCGAGCCGGCGCCGGCGTCGACGCAGTCCTGGCCGATCGTGCAGGTCACCGAGGTATCGCCGACGCACACCCGGCACCGCACGTCGCTCGCGCAGGCGATGGACGTGTCGCCCCAGCAGCGAAGGGGAGGCGGCGAAGGCGGCGGGTCGACGTGGATCCCGCCCCCGTCGTCGCCGGTGGCGCGATTGCTCGTGACGACGTTCTTCGCGATGGTGCCGGAGCCCGAAAGGCGTACCCCCGACAGCCCGCCGCCGCGCAGGGTGAAGCCGGTGACCGACGACCCCGCGCCGAGCCCGAGCACAGGCAGGGTCGCGAGCGATTCGCAGGTCTCCCCCTCGGGGCAATCGGCGCTCGCGACGCACCAGGCGCCCGATCCGCTGCACGTGCCCTGGATCCGGTCGCAGGAGCCGAAGTCGCACCCCAGGTCGGAGCAGTCGGTTGCGGCGGAGCAGCTGACCGTCGGGTGGTCCCGGCACGCGCCGACGACGTTGCCCGTAGGGATCACGCAGACGTCCACCGTGCAGGAGGCGCTGGCGTCGTTGGTGCAGATCCCCGTGGCCTGCACGACGGAGCAGGTCTCGCCCGTGGGACAGTCCGCGTTCAGAAGGCAGTGCTGGGTCTGGGTCGTGCTGCAGACGTGGTCGTCGCAGAGCCCGGTGCACTGCACCGTGCCGGCGCCGTAGCAGGCGAGGCTCTTCCTCTCCTCGCAGCTGCTCCCGCCGCAGATCCCGGTGCCGTCCACGATGGTGACGAAGCTCGATGGAGGGTCCGCCTCGATCGCGGTCGCGACGAACGAGAGCGACTTGAGCGACGCGTCCACGCACTCGCGGTAGACGCCGGGGAGGACCCGGACGGTGTCGCCGTCCCCGGCGGCGCTCACCGCCCGTCCCAGGGTCAGGAAGGGAGATCCGATCGACCCGTTCCCGTTGACGTCGTCCCCGGTCGTGGACACGAACCAGGAGCGCGCCGCCGCGAAGGCCGGGAGCGAAGCGAGAAGGAGGACGAGGACCGGCAGCGGCCGCCGGATCGATCTCATGGGCGAACCCCTCCGCACGTCGGGCAGCCCTCCCGTGACGGACGCCGCCCCACCGGCGCGGCTAACTCTATCCCAAGTTCGAACCGGCATCGACCGCGGGGGACGGTAAATTGCGGTCCTGGCGCCGCACGTCAATCCACCTTCAGGATCGCCAGGAAGGCGTCCTGCGGGATGTCGACGCGGCCGACCCGCTTCATCCGCTTCTTCCCTTCCTTCTGCTTCTCGAGGAGCTTACGCTTGCGGGTCACGTCGCCGCCGTAGCACTTCGCCAGGACGTTCTTCCCCATCGGGCGCACGGTGGTCCGACAGAGGATCCGGCTGCCGATGGCCGCCTGGATCACCACCTCGAACAGCTGTCGCGGGATCAGCTCCTTCATCTTGACCGCCAGAGCGTGCCCCTTCTGCTCGGACTTGGCCCGGTGGCAGATCAGCGACAGCGCGTCCACCGGCTCGCCGTTCACCAGGAGGTCGAGCTTGACCATGTCGCTCTCGCGGTAGCCCGCCAGCTGGTAGTCCAGGGAGGCGTAGCCGCGGGAGCAGGACTTGAGCTTGTCGAAGAAGTCCAGCACGACCTCGTTGAGCGGCATGTCGTACTCGAGGAGGACCCGGGTCTTGGAGAGGTAGGAGAGCTTCCTCTGGATCCCGCGGCGCTCCTCGGCGAGCTTCAGGATGTTCCCGACGTACTCCGGCGGTGTGATGATCATCGCGAGGATGACCGGCTCCTCGATCGAGGCGAGGTTCTGAGGCGGAGGGAGCTTGCTGGGGTTGTGGACTTCGATCGTCTCCCCCCGGTGGGTGGTGACGCGGTACGAGACCCCGGGGGCCGTGGTGACGAGGTCCAGGTCGAATTCGCGCTCCAGTCGCTCCTGGACGATCTCCATGTGGAGCAGGCCGAGGAAGCCGCAGCGGAAGCCGAATCCGAGGGCGCCCGAGGTCTCCGGCTCGTAGTTGAAGGCGGAGTCGTTGAGCCGGAGCTTCTCCATGGCGTCCCTGAGGTTCTCGTACTCCGCGGCGTCGGTCGGGTAGAGCCCCGCGAACACCATCGGCTTCGCCTCGCGGAATCCCGGGTACGGGGCGTGGGTCGGGTTGCGCTCCTCGGTGACCGTGTCGCCGATCTGGCAGTCGCTGATCTTCTTCATGTTGGCGATGACGAAGCCGACCTCGCCGACGGACAGCTCGGTTCGCGGTGTGGACTTGGGCGAGAAGACGCCCATGTCCTCGATGTCGTACGTCCCGCCGGTGTTCATGAGGCGGATCCGCATCCCCTTGCGGAACGTCCCGTCCTCGACCCGCACGAGCATGACGACACCGCGATACGCGTCGTACCACGAGTCGAAGATCAGGGCCTTGGGCGGCGCGTCGTAGGAGCCGCGGGGAGGCGGGACGAGCGACACGATCGACTCGAGGATCTCGTCGATGCCGGTCCCCTCCTTCGCGGAGGCCGCGATGGTATGCGCGGTGTCGATCCCGATGATGCTCTCGATCTGCTCCTTCACGCGGTCCACGTCGGCGCCGGGCAGATCGATCTTGTTGAGGACCGGGATCACCTCGAGGTCGTTCTCCACGGCGAGGTAGGTGTTGGCGAGCGTCTGGGCCTCGACCCCCTGGCTCGCGTCCACGATGAGGAGCGCCCCCTCGCATGCCCGGAGACTGCGGGAGACCTCGTAGGAGAAGTCCACGTGGCCCGGGGTGTCGATCAGGTTCAGGATGTAGTCCTGGCCGTCCTTCGCCCGGTAGGCGAGGGTCACCGCGTGGGACTTGA
This is a stretch of genomic DNA from Terriglobia bacterium. It encodes these proteins:
- the lepA gene encoding translation elongation factor 4, with protein sequence MKSQRIRNFSIIAHIDHGKTTLSDRLLERTGAVPDREMHDQMLDAMDLERERGITIKSHAVTLAYRAKDGQDYILNLIDTPGHVDFSYEVSRSLRACEGALLIVDASQGVEAQTLANTYLAVENDLEVIPVLNKIDLPGADVDRVKEQIESIIGIDTAHTIAASAKEGTGIDEILESIVSLVPPPRGSYDAPPKALIFDSWYDAYRGVVMLVRVEDGTFRKGMRIRLMNTGGTYDIEDMGVFSPKSTPRTELSVGEVGFVIANMKKISDCQIGDTVTEERNPTHAPYPGFREAKPMVFAGLYPTDAAEYENLRDAMEKLRLNDSAFNYEPETSGALGFGFRCGFLGLLHMEIVQERLEREFDLDLVTTAPGVSYRVTTHRGETIEVHNPSKLPPPQNLASIEEPVILAMIITPPEYVGNILKLAEERRGIQRKLSYLSKTRVLLEYDMPLNEVVLDFFDKLKSCSRGYASLDYQLAGYRESDMVKLDLLVNGEPVDALSLICHRAKSEQKGHALAVKMKELIPRQLFEVVIQAAIGSRILCRTTVRPMGKNVLAKCYGGDVTRKRKLLEKQKEGKKRMKRVGRVDIPQDAFLAILKVD
- a CDS encoding S9 family peptidase; amino-acid sequence: MRSSDWRLALCTLCVATLPLAAKDPGRIEKDKVMNPPQSDTQPPSTPVARWILLGPALDPLPVFHDEATGRYGIEELLKAERFPMRSWRPTEGGEASWFGGGHLKWASRDATPDGLVTLDAPEGAMPGVPATAWLAAYLTVDRYRSLDLEVRGTQPRRAWLDGESVATGGTDKDPKKPGSVEASLGLTTGKHLLLVETVLDPARPGAWTLGAFLRSPKNEGGPGFVATLDPAWDLDVRDILDAPQITALAVSPEGTEIAVTLSRVVPSTDDAEAWVEIRSAADGALLRAWRGSPGVKQVAWDPEGHWLSYVTEAKGGPGDTERSTIWLLDRRTQEVRPLLERVENLTGYAWSPDGRAIVYASSVKPEPDKRGITRFDGLLDRQKDYRTKSYLHLVTVPDGTRRRLTAGALTASGTAFSPDGRNLLFVREVEDFGARPYTRKEVWQLDLSDLSAVKLRDARWLESAQYAPDGKRILFQAGPSEFGSAGVNVPPGTIPNEGDGQLYVLDPATSQVEAITRDFDPSVTSAVWSRVDGNIYLEAEDRDRVRLYRYEVASGIFTPISTECDVVQELSLAERAPVAAASGTSPWSPERLAVADLKSGTSKVLLEPAATWFAGMRKGTVEPWTFAAQSGRTIDGRVYLPPGFDPARPEKYPVIVYYYGGTSPVSREFGGRYPKEWWAGQGYVVYVLEPSGATGFGQPFSALHVNDWGEITSDEIIEGARKFLEAHPYADPKRVGCIGASFGGFMTELIVTKTDLFAAAVSHAGISSISSYWGEGYWGYSYSALATAGSFPWSRKDIYVDRSPLFRADKARTPILLTHGSADTNVPPGESASFFAALKLLGVPVEYVQVDGMDHLILDHAKRIVWSRTILAWFDRWLKNQPEGWEALYPKPK